One region of Oryza sativa Japonica Group chromosome 10, ASM3414082v1 genomic DNA includes:
- the LOC4349420 gene encoding E3 ubiquitin-protein ligase BRE1-like 2 isoform 1 (isoform 1 is encoded by transcript variant 1): MDAAALQYENQKLVQQLEAQKSKMRALEGKFKELRDEQCSYDNTLICLNKMWNQLIDDLVLLGVRAGGDLNGLQALDHEEMSEESLESCPSEEIFLFRLLNSRNFRNNDDSSLSKLVEEALALRYSTTVTLMKSLQEAFAVQQARSESLSLALNGQNSSEDVIVALENHNDYLKEVVDNLRQAVSIINRKHEKYLDEIEAFKNNQSRELHEVKCLSGELEESMAELEESRRKLAVLQLQTGGGSLMNTSAPNGVNGSVSTDKSSDKGMGWRDLKDAVEEAKTLAANRLFELHETQEDNLILSKQLEDIQDQLKDENYIVTSKPYTILSDQLHHLNAEIERYRGLVEVLQNEKDQLMQKEEEMLAKAESVDAVQQSITTYKAKIEDLEHEIQKLMAEKNDLEIKAEEALQDSGKKDFKDEIHVMAASLSKEMELLDNQMNRSKDAASEALALREEADYLRTLLAKKIDEQKEISDRYNTQVTEIKSLKALIETLDQEKQELQFIVDMLGKECSESRAISEIEESENRARKQAEYLRKCLEEHNLELRVKAANEAETACQQRLSIAEAELEDLRAKVDASERDVMKLKESIRIKEAEVDGHISEIETIGQAYEDMQTQNQHLLQQVADRDDFNIKLVSDSVKMKQAYGSLLAEKNMLQKQLQHVNSSLESSKLKITSGEEQMKTYVAQAMKSSSENRHLAISLERTMLEVSDAEKELKWLRSATGSAEKEYEINQKKIAELKMELERERNERIKLEEEYEEVKNEVSELTSETEETTIQKLQDEIKECKAILKCGVCFDRPKEVVITKCFHLFCSPCIQRNLEIRHRKCPGCGTPFGQSDVREVKI; this comes from the exons ATGGATGCCGCAGCTCTTCAGTATGAGAACCAGAAGCTGGTGCAGCAATTGGAGGCACAGAAGTCCAAAATGCGTGCATTGGAAGGCAAGTTCAAGGAGCTGAGGGATGAGCAATGTTCTTACGACAATACATtgatttgtttgaataaaatgTGGAATCAG CTGATTGATGATTTAGTGCTGCTTGGGGTTCGAGCTGGTGGGGATTTAAACGGTTTGCAAGCGCTTGATCATGAAGAGATGTCAGAAG AATCTCTTGAGTCATGTCCTTCTGAGGAGATATTTCTCTTCAGACTCTTGAATTCCAGGAATTTCAGAAATAATGATGACAGTAGCCTGTCAAAATTAGTTGAGGAAGCTCTTGCCTTGCGCTATTCAACAACAGTTACTCTGATGAAGTCCCTGCAAGAGGCTTTTGCTGTACAGCAGGCTAGAAGTGAATCTTTATCATTAGCTTTAAATGGACAGAACTCCAGTGAAG ACGTTATTGTGGCCCTTGAAAACCATAATGATTACTTGAAAGAAGTGGTTGACAATTTACGTCAAGCTGTGTCTATCATCAACAGGAAGCACGAAAAGTATCTGGATGAGATTGAGGCTTTCAAAAACAATCAATCAAGAGAACTACATGAAGTAAAGTGTCTTTCAG GTGAGCTAGAGGAAAGCATGGCAGAGCTTGAGGAAAGCCGTCGAAAGTTGGCTGTTCTCCAGTTGCAAACGGGTGGAGGCTCACTGATGAACACATCTGCTCCTAACGGTGTGAACGGTAGTGTTTCAACTGATAAATCTTCAGACAAGGGTATGGGCTGGCGAGATCTGAAAGATGCTGTTGAGGAGGCTAAG ACTCTTGCTGCAAACCGCCTATTTGAACTCCATGAGACTCAAGAGGATAATCTGATACTATCCAAGCAGTTGGAAGATATTCAG GATCAATTAAAAGATGAGAACTATATTGTTACATCAAAACCATATACGATTCTCAGTGACCAGTTACACCATCTGAATGCTGAGATAGAGCGATACAGGGGGTTAGTTGAAGTGCTACAG AATGAAAAGGACCAGCTCAtgcaaaaggaagaagaaatgcTTGCAAAGGCAGAATCAGTGGACGCTGTTCAACAATCCATTACCACTTACAAGGCCAAAATTGAGGACCTGGAACATGAAATCCAGAAACTTATGGCTGAAAAGAATGATCTTGAGATCAAGGCTGAGGAAGCCTTGCAAGATTCAG GGAAAAAAGACTTCAAGGACGAGATTCATGTTATGGCTGCATCACTCTCCAAAGAGATGGAATTGTTGGACAATCAAATGAATAGATCCAAGGATGCGGCTTCTGAAGCACTTGCACTACGTGAGGAAGCTGACTATTTAAGAACTTTGCTAGCTAAGAAG ATTGATGAACAAAAGGAGATATCTGATAGATACAACACACAAGTCACCGAGATCAAATCCCTCAAAGCATTG ATTGAGACACTGGACCAGGAAAAGCAGGAGTTACAATTTATAGTGGATATGCTCGGTAAAGAATGTTCTGAGTCGAG GGCAATTTCAGAGATTGAAGAATCAGAAAACCGAGCTCGCAAGCAAGCTGAATATTTGAGAAAATGTTTAGAAGAGCATAATCTTGAACTTCGAGTAAAAGCAGCAAATGAAGCGGAAACTGCATGCCAACAAAGGCTTTCAATTGCTGAAGCAGAACTGGAAGACTTAAGGGCCAAAGTGGATGCATCGGAAAG AGATGTTATGAAACTCAAGGAGTCAATAAGAATTAAAGAAGCTGAAGTAGATGGCCATATTTCTGAAATTGAG ACAATTGGTCAAGCATATGAAGACATGCAAACCCAAAATCAGCACCTTCTTCAACAGGTTGCTGATAGAGATGATTTTAACATAAAG CTAGTATCAGATAGTGTAAAGATGAAGCAAGCCTATGGTTCCCTTCTTGCTGAAAAGAATATGCTACAGAAGCAACTTCAGCATGTCAACAGTTCACTGGAGTCATCTAAACTAAAAATCACCAGTGGTGAAGAGCAG ATGAAGACCTATGTAGCACAAGCTATGAAATCTTCTTCAGAGAATAGGCATCTTGCAATTAGCCTTGAAAGGACTATGCTGGAGGTATCAGATGCAGAGAAGGAGCTCAAGTGGCTTCGGTCCGCTACTGGATCTGCTGAGAAAGAATATGAGATAAATCAGAAAAAAATAGCTGAGCTAAAAATGGAGCTAGAGCGTGAGAG AAATGAGAGGATAAAGCTTGAGGAAGAATACGAAGAGGTGAAAAACGAAGTCAGTGAGCTAACCTCAGAAACTGAAGAGACTACTATACAGAAGCTCCAAGATGAAATAAAAGAATGCAAGGCTATTCTCAAGTGTGGGGTGTGCTTCGACCGGCCGAAAGAG gtcGTGATCACCAAATGCTTCCACTTATTCTGCTCGCCATGTAtccagaggaaccttgagatcCGCCACCGCAAATGCCCAGGTTGTGGCACCCCCTTTGGACAGAGTGACGTTCGGGAGGTGAAGATCTGA
- the LOC4349420 gene encoding E3 ubiquitin-protein ligase BRE1-like 2 isoform 2 (isoform 2 is encoded by transcript variant 2): MRALEGKFKELRDEQCSYDNTLICLNKMWNQLIDDLVLLGVRAGGDLNGLQALDHEEMSEESLESCPSEEIFLFRLLNSRNFRNNDDSSLSKLVEEALALRYSTTVTLMKSLQEAFAVQQARSESLSLALNGQNSSEDVIVALENHNDYLKEVVDNLRQAVSIINRKHEKYLDEIEAFKNNQSRELHEVKCLSGELEESMAELEESRRKLAVLQLQTGGGSLMNTSAPNGVNGSVSTDKSSDKGMGWRDLKDAVEEAKTLAANRLFELHETQEDNLILSKQLEDIQDQLKDENYIVTSKPYTILSDQLHHLNAEIERYRGLVEVLQNEKDQLMQKEEEMLAKAESVDAVQQSITTYKAKIEDLEHEIQKLMAEKNDLEIKAEEALQDSGKKDFKDEIHVMAASLSKEMELLDNQMNRSKDAASEALALREEADYLRTLLAKKIDEQKEISDRYNTQVTEIKSLKALIETLDQEKQELQFIVDMLGKECSESRAISEIEESENRARKQAEYLRKCLEEHNLELRVKAANEAETACQQRLSIAEAELEDLRAKVDASERDVMKLKESIRIKEAEVDGHISEIETIGQAYEDMQTQNQHLLQQVADRDDFNIKLVSDSVKMKQAYGSLLAEKNMLQKQLQHVNSSLESSKLKITSGEEQMKTYVAQAMKSSSENRHLAISLERTMLEVSDAEKELKWLRSATGSAEKEYEINQKKIAELKMELERERNERIKLEEEYEEVKNEVSELTSETEETTIQKLQDEIKECKAILKCGVCFDRPKEVVITKCFHLFCSPCIQRNLEIRHRKCPGCGTPFGQSDVREVKI, translated from the exons ATGCGTGCATTGGAAGGCAAGTTCAAGGAGCTGAGGGATGAGCAATGTTCTTACGACAATACATtgatttgtttgaataaaatgTGGAATCAG CTGATTGATGATTTAGTGCTGCTTGGGGTTCGAGCTGGTGGGGATTTAAACGGTTTGCAAGCGCTTGATCATGAAGAGATGTCAGAAG AATCTCTTGAGTCATGTCCTTCTGAGGAGATATTTCTCTTCAGACTCTTGAATTCCAGGAATTTCAGAAATAATGATGACAGTAGCCTGTCAAAATTAGTTGAGGAAGCTCTTGCCTTGCGCTATTCAACAACAGTTACTCTGATGAAGTCCCTGCAAGAGGCTTTTGCTGTACAGCAGGCTAGAAGTGAATCTTTATCATTAGCTTTAAATGGACAGAACTCCAGTGAAG ACGTTATTGTGGCCCTTGAAAACCATAATGATTACTTGAAAGAAGTGGTTGACAATTTACGTCAAGCTGTGTCTATCATCAACAGGAAGCACGAAAAGTATCTGGATGAGATTGAGGCTTTCAAAAACAATCAATCAAGAGAACTACATGAAGTAAAGTGTCTTTCAG GTGAGCTAGAGGAAAGCATGGCAGAGCTTGAGGAAAGCCGTCGAAAGTTGGCTGTTCTCCAGTTGCAAACGGGTGGAGGCTCACTGATGAACACATCTGCTCCTAACGGTGTGAACGGTAGTGTTTCAACTGATAAATCTTCAGACAAGGGTATGGGCTGGCGAGATCTGAAAGATGCTGTTGAGGAGGCTAAG ACTCTTGCTGCAAACCGCCTATTTGAACTCCATGAGACTCAAGAGGATAATCTGATACTATCCAAGCAGTTGGAAGATATTCAG GATCAATTAAAAGATGAGAACTATATTGTTACATCAAAACCATATACGATTCTCAGTGACCAGTTACACCATCTGAATGCTGAGATAGAGCGATACAGGGGGTTAGTTGAAGTGCTACAG AATGAAAAGGACCAGCTCAtgcaaaaggaagaagaaatgcTTGCAAAGGCAGAATCAGTGGACGCTGTTCAACAATCCATTACCACTTACAAGGCCAAAATTGAGGACCTGGAACATGAAATCCAGAAACTTATGGCTGAAAAGAATGATCTTGAGATCAAGGCTGAGGAAGCCTTGCAAGATTCAG GGAAAAAAGACTTCAAGGACGAGATTCATGTTATGGCTGCATCACTCTCCAAAGAGATGGAATTGTTGGACAATCAAATGAATAGATCCAAGGATGCGGCTTCTGAAGCACTTGCACTACGTGAGGAAGCTGACTATTTAAGAACTTTGCTAGCTAAGAAG ATTGATGAACAAAAGGAGATATCTGATAGATACAACACACAAGTCACCGAGATCAAATCCCTCAAAGCATTG ATTGAGACACTGGACCAGGAAAAGCAGGAGTTACAATTTATAGTGGATATGCTCGGTAAAGAATGTTCTGAGTCGAG GGCAATTTCAGAGATTGAAGAATCAGAAAACCGAGCTCGCAAGCAAGCTGAATATTTGAGAAAATGTTTAGAAGAGCATAATCTTGAACTTCGAGTAAAAGCAGCAAATGAAGCGGAAACTGCATGCCAACAAAGGCTTTCAATTGCTGAAGCAGAACTGGAAGACTTAAGGGCCAAAGTGGATGCATCGGAAAG AGATGTTATGAAACTCAAGGAGTCAATAAGAATTAAAGAAGCTGAAGTAGATGGCCATATTTCTGAAATTGAG ACAATTGGTCAAGCATATGAAGACATGCAAACCCAAAATCAGCACCTTCTTCAACAGGTTGCTGATAGAGATGATTTTAACATAAAG CTAGTATCAGATAGTGTAAAGATGAAGCAAGCCTATGGTTCCCTTCTTGCTGAAAAGAATATGCTACAGAAGCAACTTCAGCATGTCAACAGTTCACTGGAGTCATCTAAACTAAAAATCACCAGTGGTGAAGAGCAG ATGAAGACCTATGTAGCACAAGCTATGAAATCTTCTTCAGAGAATAGGCATCTTGCAATTAGCCTTGAAAGGACTATGCTGGAGGTATCAGATGCAGAGAAGGAGCTCAAGTGGCTTCGGTCCGCTACTGGATCTGCTGAGAAAGAATATGAGATAAATCAGAAAAAAATAGCTGAGCTAAAAATGGAGCTAGAGCGTGAGAG AAATGAGAGGATAAAGCTTGAGGAAGAATACGAAGAGGTGAAAAACGAAGTCAGTGAGCTAACCTCAGAAACTGAAGAGACTACTATACAGAAGCTCCAAGATGAAATAAAAGAATGCAAGGCTATTCTCAAGTGTGGGGTGTGCTTCGACCGGCCGAAAGAG gtcGTGATCACCAAATGCTTCCACTTATTCTGCTCGCCATGTAtccagaggaaccttgagatcCGCCACCGCAAATGCCCAGGTTGTGGCACCCCCTTTGGACAGAGTGACGTTCGGGAGGTGAAGATCTGA
- the LOC112936639 gene encoding protein CHROMATIN REMODELING 24-like, with translation MKNDRTKLFDSLCRIDCTHRILMTGTLIQNNLTEFYALMNFCCPNLLGESGQFHENFSMPIERARYRGASAQLIKESIEASERLKKLVSPFVLRRTKEMLKNSASKLGTKHELTVWLKISAAQEYLYTNLIMSNVLGDEPGTPLAASQVARSICNHPVMVIGSDFEQRGESEEKKDALTDIIRKGLLAVSNIEDIEVDDYSLSSKVAFTLYLVDRLIKEDIRSCYFLNLHEH, from the exons ATGAAGAACGACAGGACAAAGCTCTTTGATTCTTTATGTAGAATTGATTGTACACACAGAATTTTGATGACTGGGACGCTCATCCAAAACAACTTGACG GAATTTTATGCGCTGATGAACTTCTGTTGTCCTAATCTACTTGGAGAGTCCGGACAATTTCATGAAAACTTCAGCATGCCAATTGAAAGGGCTAGATATAGAGGCGCATCTGCGCAATTGATAAAAGAGTCAATAGAAGCATCTGAG AGGCTGAAGAAACTTGTTAGCCCTTTTGTATTGAGAAGGACGAAAGAGATGTTAAAGAATAGCGCCTCTAAACTTGGTACTAAACATGAATTGACTGTGTGGTTGAAGATCTCTGCTGCTCAA GAATATCTTTACACCAATCTTATCATGAGCAATGTTTTGGGAGATGAGCCTGGCACACCTTTGGCAGCTTCTCAA GTTGCGAGGAGTATCTGCAATCACCCAGTAATGGTGATTGGTTCTGACTTTGAACAGAGGGGtgaatcagaagagaagaaggATGCTTTAACTGACATTATCCGAAAAGGTTTATTGGCGGTCAGTAACATCGAGGATATTGAAGTCGACGACTACAGTTTGTCCAGCAAAGTAGCTTTTACTTTATATTTGGTGGATAGGCTCATCAAGGAAGATATAAGATCTTGTTATTTTCTCAATCTCCACGAACATTGA
- the LOC9266361 gene encoding uncharacterized protein, whose protein sequence is MPPEGFGVSKTLIELLAIHGGAFDPSLDESEIRQVRGHESVVGVSNHLHLFSQRESDPVTNEKHKYTAGPSRKRSELSMPVDAEILKSIRSTFIEIPIQQVGCFVGEKGGNIMKLENISGAKIHRLGVDSYTHMQLYKISGTPHQISKAENLVKEFLQEMDSMVEEEISVPMEKVGLVIGSGGATIKKYKVYLEHLLRIYIQGVSQALQEGLLSGVLKTR, encoded by the exons ATGCCTCCTGAAGGTTTTGGAGTCTCCAAAACTTTGATTGAGCTTCTAGCTATACATGGAGGTGCTTTTGATCC GTCACTTGATGAATCTGAAATCAGGCAAGTCAGAGGACATGAATCTGTTGTTGGTGTATCAAACCATTTGCATCTGTTTTCCCAGAGGGAATCTGACCCTGTCACAAATGAAAAACACAA ataTACAGCTGGCCCAAGTCGCAAGCGCAGCGAACTATCTATG CCAGTAGATGCAGAAATTCTGAAGTCAATAAGGAGCACATTTATCGAAATTCCTATACAACAG GTTGGTTGTTTCGTTGGTGAAAAAGGAGGAAACATTATGAAACTagaaaatatttccggtgcAAAGATACACCGCCTTGGTGTAGATTCTTATACACACATGCAGCTTTATAAGATATCTGGCACCCCGCATCAAATAAGCAAGGCGGAAAATCTTGTAAAGGAATTCCTACAAGAG ATGGATTCTATGGTTGAGGAGGAGATCTCCGTTCCTATGGAGAAG GTTGGTTTGGTCATCGGGAGTGGTGGTGCAACTATTAAAAAATACAAAGTATATCTGGAGCATCTGTTAAG AATTTACATCCAAGGAGTGAGTCAGGCACTACAGGAAGGTTTGTTATCCGGGGTTCTCAAAACCAGGTAG